The genomic DNA ATTAGATTCTGCTGGGAGAGCGTCGCTAAAGTCAGATATTTTCGCTGTCATTTTGGGGAGATTAACATCAAGCCATTCGTTGGAACTGTCGAGTTTAACATGAGCAAAACCAGTCGATGAGGGCTGTAGTGTAACTGGATCTACTTCTGCCAAACATTCAACTTGGAGCATCTTAGAAACAAGATTATGTAATCCCTTAATGCCGAATAAACACGTCTGGGTGTTGTTGTGAGCTACGACAGTAATGGGCATCTCTTGCTTACGGCTTTTGGTTAGTGCCAGCTTGCCGAATTTGTCTAACAGTTCTGCATCTTTAATGAAATCGCCGTATGTGGTGGCCTCCTCACAGATTAAAGACAAAGCTTTACCTGATGCCCAAAGTTTCTGCCGCCATTGCGACTCACTCAATGATGAATTATTAAAGGTTTTTAACCGTGATTCTAATTCTTGAACGTAATCGCGGATCTGCTGCTCTATCTCGTCCCAGGAGTGGTAACTTTCAACTCCTCGCCATTCACTACGGTTCGAGTCGGGGTCAAGGACAATCACACGGTAGCCGGCTTGTTTTTTGAGTTGGATTACATAACGGGCTAGCCAAGATTTACCGCCCCCTTGGTTGCCCCAAATTAGGGCAGTTTGTTTAATTAGGTTTTGCACCCATGCCGTTTTATTGTCCTGTGGTGCGATTGCTTGGTTGTCTGCTCCAGTAACCTTGTCGTTCGGGTCAATCGTCCCTTGTAAAGTCTGACTCCCTTGCAGATAGGGCGTTTTCATCTCCCGTAGCTGCTTAATGTACTCCGCCTTCTGTTGGTCAGTCATGCCTGCGGTTTGCGCCTCAAAAATGGCATCAGTTGCCTCCATTTGCGTGACTTCAATCTCAGTGTGGGCGTAAATCTCGGCTTTTTGGATATCAACGGTGCGATCATTGGCTATCAAATCTAAATCGGCTTGCAATTGGACTTCTGCGATCGCAACGTCTCGGTAACTCTCTAGTAGCTCGGAACGTGCAGCCATCTCAGCTTTTGCAGCATCCCGTTTTTGGGCGATGTCTTCAAAAACTGCTCTCTGCTTCTCCTCATACTGACAATGGCGCAGCATCCACCCAGCTAGAGCAAACCCCAGGAATCCACCAAACGCCCAAAACGGTTTGCATGGGTTAGTCGCTTTTACCAACCCATTAACGCCCATAGCTGGGTCACGCACTACTTGGCGGGGCATTCCAGACAGTTTCCATTCTTGCCAGTAGAAGGGGGTCATGCGAAACGGTCGGTTATCTTTATCCCGGCACACCAATGCTTTTGAAGGGGTTTTGATGCAGAAGTAGATCCGATCGCTGCTGGTTCCCTGCCACGCCATCGCAGCCGATCCAATACCCACAGTTAAACTCAATCCAATGGCAACAGCTTTCTTGTCCATCGGCAACTGTCCGAACCACTTCATTAAACCCGATTGTTGTGACTCAGATAACTGTTTATGTTTATCGCTTAAATAATTCATTTCCTCTGACTTCCACCAAATAGAAAAATCATTAATATCGCTAGAAATATGCCCACTCCTGCACCATCCATCCAACTTGAAGATTCAGCAGTTTTTGGCTTATAAACCGACTCAATAGAAGTCTTAACTGTACTTGTAGAAGTTCTCGCTTCATTCCATTCACTAATCGGGTCAGATAGCGCACACAATAACGCCAGTGATGCACTGCAACCAGTCATTAGATTAGTAACGAAATTGTTAAAGCCTTCACCTGTTGCAGTAGCAGTAAAATACAGGTGTGCAGTTCCCACAGCAAGAAACATTCCAACAGGGTGAACTTGCAATAGGTGAAAGGTGAAAATAACTGCACTGTTTAAGCAACTGCCAGCGACAACTTCACTTGCGTTACCAGCACGTCTAAATGTCCGACCTCTATTGTTTTCTGGGAGTGGTTGCGATGGTTGCTCTTGTTTCTGTTGTTGTGGAGTCTGTGCCAGCCCTTCCATTAAAAAAGGGCTGACGCTATGAGGATCTTCATTTCGTTTCCTTACTAGCATCAGCCTTAACCTTTCAACTAATAGTTATCTATCGCCTAACTTCTGCCACAAATTACCTAACATTGCACCCCAACCGCGAACTGTTCCTGTTGCTGAAACACTAGATGCTGGTGCATGATTTTGGGATTGAACTGGTATTACTTCTTGAGGTGTTTGGTTTGGCTCTAATGCTCTGGAACCATACCTCGCACGGGCTAAAAGTTGTTGTCGTTTCTCTCTCAGTCCCGTAGTAATTGCTTGCCTTTCAGCTTGTACAACTTGCCTGTTTTCGATGCCGCTAATCTTGTTTTCATGCCTCCATAATTCTGCTTGTAAGTCGTGGTGTAATTGGGCTGCAACTTCGGCTAGTCCGTGCTTACGTTTTTGGTCAATCCGCAACAAGTCGGCTCTATCTTGGGCATCTATCTTGCCCATCTCTGAATCAAATTCCGAATTTAATTTGCGAATCTTAGCGATAGCACCCGCTACATGAGAGCCGTATTGTTTACGAAGTTCAGTCCAAGTTACCTGCCCTTTGGTTAACTTCTCCATCGCCTCAAAGACCACCTTGGCATTGTCCAAAAATGGTTCTAATCGGTCACTTAACTCTTGGGCATTATTCGCATAATCGGCAAATTGTTCAAGCTTGTTTATATCCGAAAGATAGCCCAAAATATCAGACTCAAACCCTCCCCAAGATTGCGCTTTTTCATCAATATGCGAACTATGACCAACTACCGGATTGCGTATTGCAAAGTCCATTGCGCTATTCTCCTAATAAGGTATGTTGTCGTAGTTGATATCGCTGGATTCTTGGGGTAACTCATCCCAGTAACCCATCTCTTCAAATCGGTTATAAATTCTCGTTGCTAATTGCCTTACGGGGTCGTCCAAATCTTCAGAGATTAAATCAAATCTGTTCTCACCAAATGCCAAAGTATTTGCAATATCAGGGTCAATCCCATTACCCAAGAATTGACCAAATGCAGCAGAGTATGGATGGTCATCGATAGTTTCATGAGTTGCTAAGAATTCCGTTCCGGTGAAGGGTGGGTAATCTTCACTCTCGAAGATTGGTGTGGAGAGTGCCTGAATATCTGCCGAAATCATTGCAGCCCATTGTTCAGGATTTTCCGCTTTGAATTGCTGCTTTCTTAGGGCGGAGTCGGTCAGAGGTGATTTGCCCCAATCGTTGGGATTTTTGTAATCAAGTGTCATTTGTTAGAATCCTTGTAACGATGTGTACTTGATGCACTTTCGGATGAGGCGATTGCACTTACTTTGCTCGGTCAGGGCAATCGCTTTATCATCAGTTCTCACAAAACTCATTTAATTCAAAAACCTCTCTCTGCACTTGGTTTTGGCTTAGTTCAAAGCGTCTAGCTTTCGAGTCATTGAAAATGAAAGGGGCATTGACTCGACAATTAGAGCGATGGCTGTAGCGCAGTTGTTGACCACGGAATTGGTACAGATGATTACGCTGTAAGGCTGTCGTTGAAAGCATAAGTTTGTCCCTCGACTTGGGAGTAGAACTCGATATTTAGGATTGCTTCGTGAATCTCCATCAAAGCTTGCACAGCATCACCCATCTTTAAGTCATTCGATGTACTGAACCGCTCGGACGCTTCGATTTGTTGATAATTTGGGGATGCTTGCACAAACCTTAGAGTCTGTTCGCAACCGAGGATGATGGTCATGATTTCGGTTGTTGTTAAGCTTGGTTGCGTCTTTTGGGTGTCTTGGTCGCTCATGACTTCTTTCCTTGACTTTGAGCTTTTATCAGTGCGGTTGGGGCTTAAAAGCTACCCATTGGGACAAATTTCTTAGCTTGTGGTGATGGCTGAGGTTTGATAGATGGTGGCTGAAGAGTGCTGTGTGTAGGCGTTTGAGCTACTAGAGATGACTGTATAGGTAGTTGGTGTGAGTGCTTTAAGCAATTAACTAGACAATCACCGTAATTGACCAACAGTAAGGTAAACAGTTGAGAGAGGTTATCAATTCCAGTCGCTTCTAAAATTTCTTCGGCTTTGGGCTTGTACTTGGGATTAAGAACAATTCTTGTTTGCGTCATTGGCATTACTCCTGATAAGCCATTGCAATGATGTTGAACAACTGCGGCGATGGGGCAATCTTAAAGCGATCTCCAGAAGTTGCACAGATAGGGGCGGCGATATCTGCACTTCCACCTACAATCAAGACTTCTCCCAACTCTGGTAGGTGTTGCGCCCACTTCGAGCGAATTTCTCTCCGGGCTGACTCCACCCACTGGTCACAGGCTTTTTCAAAGATGGAGGAGAAATCAAGTTTGTCTGTCCCGTAGAGGCAATCACCACGAGCGATCGCGTCCATGATGCCCTGTAAACTGGGGCTGTAATCGAGAGAATAAACTTCTTTCATCTCTACCGCTACTTGCTGGGCGAGTGCCTTGGTTCCGGGTAGAATCACCTCCGCATCATGGATCATGGTTCCGTTCGGCGTGTAAATTCTGGCTATAGCCGTGCCTCCCCCTAAATCCCAAATCGCGTTCTTCGCTTCGGGGAAGCTGAAAAATCCTTGATTTAAGGCGTAATGAAATGCTGGCTCAGTCTCATCAACTGGGACAACTTCACCCACGGTATAGGTGATGTATTCGCCATTGCGTTTAAATTCTTTGGTCAGTGGGTGGTTAGCAATTCGCTTCACTGCGACTACATCATCATCATTGAGAGTATTGGGCAGTGCCACAATCATCTGTTGGATGTGTACTGATGTTTGTCCTGGATTTGGCTGGATTGCCGCTAGTGCCAGGATAGATGCTAATTGGCATTTGTCTGTTTGGAAAGTCGGCTCACCACCTAGTTCTTGAGCTAATCGCCCAATTACAAAGCGTTTACCATCAATTTCAATCAATACTGACTGGTCATCGGGCTTGAGCCGCTTCCACTGGTATTCACTGACCTCTTTTACAACACTGAGTAAACATTGCACAACGTTGTTGGGGTCAATCCACTTCACAAAACGGTTGCCCCCATCAAAAACTACTCGCGGTCTTATCTGTCCGTGCTGTGGACTTACAAACCCGTTACTTGTCGGATAGGATGAGCCGTAAACTGGCTGAATATATGCGTTTGTCATGGTGCAGATTTTAGAGTTAATCCTTTGATTGATAAGCGTTTGCGGTCAATTTTAGGCGGCTACTAAGTCCACTACCTATTTATCCTTGGTGTGGCATTTCACGCGCTTCATCGTCCGTTTTGCGCTCATGTCTATAACTTAGCACATTAATTCACTTTGCACATTAGTGAAATAGTGAATTTACAGCATAGTTACTTATCGATATGCAAAAATGAATAATGAAAATTAATACAATATTTCACTAAATTAGATTTAATATGACTGAGAAGCAAGTATTTGTGAGGGGGAAGATAAGTGAATCTCAAAAAGCAAGATTTAAAGCTGCTTGCGCCCTAATAAATAGACCTATGGATGAAGTGATGGCAGAGCTTATTGAAGAATGGCTTAAAACTCAAGACATTAAATAGAAATGAACTAAATCAGTACATACGTATTGACTTTTAGTACTTTAGTACTGCAAGTCCATTAAAATTGATACTGTTTCAATCTTTATAATGCTTGCAAAATAAGCATAATTCTTAAAAAGACATTGCTAAAAATATTAGTAACGTCATGTACTCGTATGGCTTTTAATGTTATTAAAAAGCTTGTAAAAGCTTGTTCTGCCTGGAATTAAAGATAAAAAATAAATTATTTTATTTTGGAAAGTCGCACATTTACTATTTATTTTTATGGAAGATAAATTACTATGTAATAAGACTATACCCTTAGTCCATCTTTTCTAAGTGTCATGTCACCAGATATACATAAGGAAAGAATGCCTCCCCGGACTCAACTTGCTTCTAACAAGTTGTTTAACAGTCCCAGAAGACACCTCTTTGTTTGAATTGATAAATATTCAAATTTCTTTATAACCTAATGCTAGCAGTTCCGAGAACTTCCTACAACGGGTTTAACAAGAAATTTGATTAAAATTTTGGTGAATCTTCAGGGGAGGTAAAGCCCACACAATTTACCTCACAAGGATTTCACAATGGTAGCCATTTTAAAAGGACAGGAAACTGTTGGCGGTTCCGCTATGCCAGGGGCGTTCGCCTCCTTCGACATCCGAAATTTTCAAGACCAGCTAGAACCGTCCAAAGAAAAAGGCAAGTACATCTGCCCCGTTTGCGGGGGGCATAACTTATCTATCGTCCCAGAAACCGGAAAGTATCAATGCTTCAATAATTGTGAGTGCAAGGACATCCGAGAGGCAATCAAACCTTGGGATGAAGTGCTGGCAGAGCGACAAAAAACTAATTTCAGTGCAGCACCAAACAAAAACCCAATCAGAGTTAAGACGGTCAAGCCCAACCCAACCCCAATTCCAGATGGCGAATTAGGTTTGGTAATGTTGACCGAGCCAGCAACCAATATTCCCCAACCTCAAAAATTAAAGAGTAAGCGAAAGGGCATCCCCGGAAACGCAACCGAAACAACCTATCAATACTCCCCAACCCAATGGATTGACCGTTACGAATGGGCAGACACCAGTAAAGAGAAAGGTTATGACAAGAGTTTTCGGCAATGGCATAGACTCCCCGACGGCACACCAGAAATGAAGAAGGGTGATCAACCTTGGGGGGCATATCGCATTGATGAAGCGCTAGCCTGTGCTAAATCTGTGACGGGAACCTCGGCACTACTCCAGCATGAAGGTGAGGGATGCGTAGAAGTTGGTCGGGAGCATGGTCTTGCTGGGATTACGTTTCAGGGCAGTGCATGGGATAAAAAGACTATCACGCCCGAATATCAACGTGCTTTGGATTCAGGCATAGGATTAATCGTTTTTCTGCACGATGCTGACGACACTGGCTTAAAGAAACTCCAGACCTGCCAGGACTGTGCCGACGAAGTGGGAATTGCATTTATTGGAATTAACCCTCACGACATCTGCCCCGATTTACCATATAAATCAAGTGATATCAAAGAAATCTTGGGGCAGATGGAAACACCAGAATTTATCCGCAGGTTAGAGCAGGAGATCCACGCGGCTGTGGCAGAGCGTGAGCAACTGGCAAAGCTGCAAAATTTTGATGATCCTTTAAATGATCTTGATCCAGTTGTCAGCTTCATTCAAATTGCTTTCAAAACTCTCTATGGCGATAAGAGTTGGATTTGTGCTGCGGATAGGCTCTACTGGCATACTGGCAACCACTACAAACACTCTCCTGATGACACAGAGCGTAGACGAATCACCAATTTTTGTAATTCATTTGCAGTTGAAAATGAGCAAGGTAAAAAATCCTATCCTTACGCTTCACCCAGTTCAGTTAAGAAGGTTCTAGAGTGGGCAAAAATGCGAACGGGAATTGAGGCAGAATTACTCAATCCACCAGGGATTAATTGCACTAATGGGATAGTTAGACCCGTTTTGATAGGTAATAAGGTTATTCCACGGCTAGACCCTCATACCCCCGAAGATTACTTTATTTATGAACCGTTGATTGAGTACAATCCAAACGCTGATACTACAGATTGCGACCGATTACTTGAGTGTTTGGATAGACCCCAGCAAGAAATTCTTTTAAGAAATCTTGCCGCTTCGATTGACCTTAAAACTGTTAGGAAGCTCAGAGGAAGAGAGGTAAAAGCAATTCTAGCAGTTGGGCTTGGGTCTAACGGTAAAGATGCTCTGCGCGAGTGTGTATCAATCATTTACGGCGAAAATGGACTAACTTCTGTCTCTTTAGCAGACTTCCAATTGTACGACGAAGGCAGGAAGTTTAACTTAGCTCCATTGATGCACAGCAGGGTAAATTGGGCATCAGAAAACCCACAAACGTC from Nostoc punctiforme PCC 73102 includes the following:
- a CDS encoding ATP-binding protein; amino-acid sequence: MNYLSDKHKQLSESQQSGLMKWFGQLPMDKKAVAIGLSLTVGIGSAAMAWQGTSSDRIYFCIKTPSKALVCRDKDNRPFRMTPFYWQEWKLSGMPRQVVRDPAMGVNGLVKATNPCKPFWAFGGFLGFALAGWMLRHCQYEEKQRAVFEDIAQKRDAAKAEMAARSELLESYRDVAIAEVQLQADLDLIANDRTVDIQKAEIYAHTEIEVTQMEATDAIFEAQTAGMTDQQKAEYIKQLREMKTPYLQGSQTLQGTIDPNDKVTGADNQAIAPQDNKTAWVQNLIKQTALIWGNQGGGKSWLARYVIQLKKQAGYRVIVLDPDSNRSEWRGVESYHSWDEIEQQIRDYVQELESRLKTFNNSSLSESQWRQKLWASGKALSLICEEATTYGDFIKDAELLDKFGKLALTKSRKQEMPITVVAHNNTQTCLFGIKGLHNLVSKMLQVECLAEVDPVTLQPSSTGFAHVKLDSSNEWLDVNLPKMTAKISDFSDALPAESNPNPPIDKATLERIYELEFNLGSKADNTQSEPNKLSPQAQKLYEYFIRTERVEADVREFKGNFKVQGERFSVELIKSWMYEIVGAGLANWIGEGIIKLNQD
- a CDS encoding ParM/StbA family protein, translating into MTNAYIQPVYGSSYPTSNGFVSPQHGQIRPRVVFDGGNRFVKWIDPNNVVQCLLSVVKEVSEYQWKRLKPDDQSVLIEIDGKRFVIGRLAQELGGEPTFQTDKCQLASILALAAIQPNPGQTSVHIQQMIVALPNTLNDDDVVAVKRIANHPLTKEFKRNGEYITYTVGEVVPVDETEPAFHYALNQGFFSFPEAKNAIWDLGGGTAIARIYTPNGTMIHDAEVILPGTKALAQQVAVEMKEVYSLDYSPSLQGIMDAIARGDCLYGTDKLDFSSIFEKACDQWVESARREIRSKWAQHLPELGEVLIVGGSADIAAPICATSGDRFKIAPSPQLFNIIAMAYQE
- a CDS encoding plasmid partition protein ParG; translated protein: MTEKQVFVRGKISESQKARFKAACALINRPMDEVMAELIEEWLKTQDIK
- a CDS encoding DUF5906 domain-containing protein, translating into MVAILKGQETVGGSAMPGAFASFDIRNFQDQLEPSKEKGKYICPVCGGHNLSIVPETGKYQCFNNCECKDIREAIKPWDEVLAERQKTNFSAAPNKNPIRVKTVKPNPTPIPDGELGLVMLTEPATNIPQPQKLKSKRKGIPGNATETTYQYSPTQWIDRYEWADTSKEKGYDKSFRQWHRLPDGTPEMKKGDQPWGAYRIDEALACAKSVTGTSALLQHEGEGCVEVGREHGLAGITFQGSAWDKKTITPEYQRALDSGIGLIVFLHDADDTGLKKLQTCQDCADEVGIAFIGINPHDICPDLPYKSSDIKEILGQMETPEFIRRLEQEIHAAVAEREQLAKLQNFDDPLNDLDPVVSFIQIAFKTLYGDKSWICAADRLYWHTGNHYKHSPDDTERRRITNFCNSFAVENEQGKKSYPYASPSSVKKVLEWAKMRTGIEAELLNPPGINCTNGIVRPVLIGNKVIPRLDPHTPEDYFIYEPLIEYNPNADTTDCDRLLECLDRPQQEILLRNLAASIDLKTVRKLRGREVKAILAVGLGSNGKDALRECVSIIYGENGLTSVSLADFQLYDEGRKFNLAPLMHSRVNWASENPQTSRIDKIQSLKLFVTGNKLHCERKGKDHIEFTPEAIGIFNLNETPSLQGVMKAIQDRIAVLEFKKTFEKNPDPNNPNELLADPRFAYDKEFIRTKVAPAFLNKMLQALNDLIEEGIDYECTTDAFYNLQKENNHLFDFIEAANLCYVPGKELTAKELWVRLEHYYTQTGTLTIDSDNNRRTWSEQVRPSDKNVKGINQVIARIAQLFPKAVKGTRYCDIAKRNIPVLKGIGILEVTRTTLDETRTTSAPLSAPETTHYQDFRTTRTTFSDSQEKNIEESEMKIQSLPIPMEKEEYATSTGAGDAEPLLDRENCCGESCVSGADQLESGAGMPTDDQAAIAAPIASDTVLVKAEDENLYSLLQIEIDGGNIAGFVGCQVEVRSLSGAVKFAGEMINYDSKNGIVTVATSQGNRDASLCETFVID